Below is a genomic region from Belonocnema kinseyi isolate 2016_QV_RU_SX_M_011 chromosome 4, B_treatae_v1, whole genome shotgun sequence.
tatcgtgttcacagacagaccgattcgtaaaaacctgtttttcggattcagggggtctcaaaacgtggacatttgacaaaaactgggggaggggggggggtcaaattttacacaaatctaatacgcTAATACCATCTCTGCTAATACCTCtgctaataccttctctgatgagtgatgagaatgtaaaagttgAAATTGTTTAAGTAGTTGGCACCACTGTGTGTGTCAGCCCTGTTTCAGTTGGTGTACTCCGTGTACTCAATGTTTTGGTCAAAGGCGTCAAAGGTCTAAATGTCGTCTGCATCGTcagtgttaaaaatgattctaaattattattttaagacaCGTCAGTGATAGTAATTACGAATATGAATAAGCTAAAAATCTGAAGGAAGACGTACTGCGagaaaattaacgcaaataatattcaaaatgcgaGAAGATTGTGTTGTTTGAGGAGGAGCAGTCGGCTTAGAAGTCAACGATaatcggtaaaaaaataaacaaaatgttttaaagaatcaaaaatttcacaaaaaacctTTGGCGATATCCCATCTTGATTTTGGATCGTGCAAGATCAGTTTGCGAAAAATTCTTGTAGCTTGTACTTTGATCATACTTGTTACTAATCTGTTCAAGACGAAATTCAAAAGTGGTGTCTATGTTTTTCGGAGCTGTCAGTTTTATCGGTTTATCATTCGTGATATCAAAAATCGTATTGATTTGTGTGAAAGCTCTTCAGAAACGTAGTGATAATTCACTGGATTCAACAGTGTCAAGATTctgcttttaaaaataaggtaATTTATTCTTTTGGTGTATTGGGAATTTTAGGTTAGGAATTAATGTTTTTGCTGACGTTTTATTCTTTTAGcggtaaaattgtttatttttagattgcatatagtaattaaaatagtttttttatatccCTGTGCTTAAGACTATTCATAATGATTACAACTTCCAAAATTCAAAGctctttagtttttaatactaaaaattagAGATTGTTCAGTTTTGTGTGCAATTCggcaatgacaaattttttaaacatttcgatttaaacgtttaatttagaaatgttttagacCTCAGcacaataagatttttaaattttgaataagtttcggttaaaaattatttattactttgttttaatattataaattatgcaGATATGGATTATTCCACTGATTCACAAGAATTTTGTGGCAATACTCCACCCGGCGTTTCTGATTGCCGAAAGCTTGTGAAGAACATATTATCTCAAAAAGTATTTGTCGGAGAATATGCTGCGAGACGATATGTTGAACAATTGGGAGATTACAGGTTAGATTctcattttgatttgattttatgAACTCTTATATCTTTATTTCATATAATTAACCTactgattgtttttttaataatgtagggACGTTATCGTCTGCAATGAAACGGAAACTGACTTAATCAAGTTTCTACAGGCGATTCAAAAAATTGTGGCCACAGAGTATGGGAACAAAAAATGGCTTGGAATCACAAGTAAGacgataattaattaatttctcagtTCTCTGAAATCGTTAATACCTAAGTCAATTCTTTTAAAGTATTcgtaatgttttatttatttttccaccCCAATTTCCATGTCTATTTTAGAGCTCGTACATAAACTACATAAAGTTGTTTTCTGAACTTTTGAACCACGAAACCCCTCTTTGTTTGGGTATTTTTGTAGACaccatttttttgtgtgaaaaaatgaCATGACGATTTCGCTTTTCATTTTACACGAagaacagctgaattgaaccaaaaagaacacgttttaaaccaaatttttgacactttttttaaagcGATGAAACTATTTtactatcatttaaaaaattacactaaaactattttaatatcaaaaagacaaattttcaataaagaagaacttttcagtcaataaagaagcaagaattcataaaaaatgttaaattttcgagccaaaaacatgaccaaaagagatgcattttcaaataaaaatgtttcagaaagtagaggaaaaaaatcatccaaaatgttgaatttccatgccaaaaagatgatatttgtacaaaacagtcgaatttttaatcaagaagtttcattttctacaaaaagacgaattttcatcaaattacataaattaacttaaaatggaatagttaaatttacataaaaattttttaaaattagaaagtgaattttctaaaaacagttaaatttttaatcagaaaatatgaacttttaagaaaaatgttaatttccaaccaaacagttgtattttcaatcaaatacttaaactttcagttgaaatgAAAAGGTTATAattgatatttcgaccaaaaaatattttaattgacgaaagaaataaaaaaagaaaaggaaggggatttggttggattgccttcttatttttctttcctcttttttatttttgttcgaagatttttttgtaggaaaaaaacctttttttttaaattaaaataggagcattttgtggtggttgtacAAAGTTTgtagttggattcttggttttattttcaggaattctatgcattaacttgattattggatgtCAATACaactttgaatttgattttatttgaatttgaatttcttaaatttcaattactATTATCATAGAATTATAGCAGTTGAAagatttctaattataaaatataaatacatgtTACTATTTCCAATACTCCAAAGtaaagaatgaataaataaatttttaaatgttgaaaattatataattttgaagcagTTTAATGTTAGAAACACtaataattgaagtattttaaatttcgtttaaagcTAGACACTTTTTAAAGtagaggttaattttttttattttaaatcgtttcaaatcaaTCATTGAAGCTGTTTATCAAAAAGGCACTACTACAATATTTAGATTTCTTTTTGACAATCGTCatactttttaatcaattttaagatttattagagatcattaatataattttattgcagAATTCTGTAGATGACATGTGTTAGGCCCTTTTTgcgtatttaaataatttaatttggacTAAAACACTACTTAGACGCCTTTTTTACAAACGACTTCAATtattcaactgttatttatacatggaaatatctaaaaaatcacttattaaaaaaactctaaatttCATGGAttcaaaatcgaatattttaaactgaaagaataCTTAAATGGGATTTGAAATGGAATAAAcgcgtttaattatgaatctattaattagaaactattcaaaaattgaaaatagtttataaagtttcaatgcGACGTTTACATTTGTTCAACTACTAAAGCTTTTCTAATCGAAACAGTTCAATTCTTAGcgttcaaatttatttgtttacaaaattttttattcgaattttgctcaaatttgactttgactaataatttatttttatactatttttaattaagttcaaGAATAATAACAACGTTAAACAAATATCagcaaaatatcaacaaaaatttagTAGTACAATTGAGATGTTGTTAGTTGcgtaaaatcatataattttgataataaaacaaattaatttttttactcaagtcGGATGAAAGATAAAACACGTATGCGTCTAATGATACAAGACTTAAGTATTTTTTACCACCCTTTTAGAAATATTGCAAAAAGGTTTGAATAAAGAGTTTCTTGAGCTCATTTCAAAGGTAAATTTCCATAGAATTTAATATACGTTTGTACAAAGCTGTGCTGTTTTTTTCTTGTATTCTGCCAAGATCTGAACTTAAAACAAATAagtggtaaaattttcaaacgttccggggtattttctttaaaacttattctAAACTGGTTCTCTTAGTAAAATTATGCCGATGATgataatagaatattaattttgtaatctgCTAGTATgtatttttagtactttttaaactaataacaGGGTGGtcggtttaataaaaaaaatgcccggTTTTTTCTTGGTTCGCgaaaatttttcacggtcaatgaagcttcaaaaatcgaactctaaagccaaaaatttttccatttgaagtaataaaaattgaattgcaaattaaagcactcaaagtgcaactcttaaatttaaacttttaaaattgaagttcaaaaaatagttgaaaaaatataaattcaagttgtcatttttaatgctctaaattgaaaaatcaatcaatgaatttaaaaactttccaaattataTCAGTTTAAGCAATTTTAACCTAAGCCCTTACAaatgtaataattacatttttttaataaactttttaaaatccttaaaatgcttcaagattttatttcaaaattttgaaatatttacattttgttttgcatttttagaaccttaaattatttaaaaattttttctagaaattctaaatattatttaaaattattggaattttaagtacaaattttttaaaccctgccaaataaacaaaatttcctacaatctttcacatttatttttgaaaatttagtaaatctttacaaatcttgttgataattatcttaaaattaattttttaacagaaaaaataatttttaatttccctaggaaatgtttttattcttctgGAGCCTTTCAacctttttaaaaagcttctaaatttttattcgaaatctgtcaaaatctatatttggttttaaattaggccgtgtaCTATTTGCACCGAAAATTTTGCACTACTGGCCGgaattttttgacacttgtagacactttgtttaaattatttgaaatcatttcagatttttaattgattttgaattttttcaaaacttctgaatatctcttcaacttactcgaatttttctaagtaTAATAGgttgttttttaaaagtagaacaattaaaattggaacgttcatagtttaatttttctgtttatttttgaatatttaacttatctttactgattttaaattaaaagtcagaTAATtccaaataccaggtgtatacatatgaaaccggtattgccatctagcggccagtaggcacacttgtaggcactgtcggaacttaccatttgtgctaattggcgtNNNNNNNNNNNNNNNNNNNNNNNNNNNNNNNNNNNNNNNNNNNNNNNNNNNNNNNNNNNNNNNNNNNNNNNNNNNNNNNNNNNNNNNNNNNNNNNNNNNNgcgcatactttgaataaaatatttgttatcattctcttgaaataaatgtgtttttttcttgaaaaaataccggtttcatatgtatacacctggtatcatttctgataattttgtaaagctttttaaatattccctcaaaattaatttttcgaagtaaaaaatcattttcaatttttctaggagaTGTTATTTGTTCTTCTgaagcctttaaaaattcttaaaaagcttctaaacacCAAATTTTTGGTACGAATATTTGGACTTTGTCGGTAGACGTAGACACCTCGTTTAAATGTCACTGTTTTCTTTcttagttaaacaatttaaaattgaatggtttaataatagaatgttttaaactgaaatactATTATCggtttgtaaaatcaattattaactttttaaatctttaagtataattcaattttaaaaatcatttattaatttatattcaaagttgatgaacaaaaacgtttttttttaaatctaaaatcttaatttttaaacgcatctagtttttaattgtttaagtctttataACACTGAATTTccaaactgaatgatataataattgacaaagaaaacaatttaacatATCATTAAAGGGACGGCCGAAATCAAAgttagacaaattttttgttctaaaaattggtaaaattcccaGTTTAGTGACCACCCTGAAAAGTGATGTGCAAAATTGAGACTcatataacattttaacattttaacaagaattttcccggaatttgaaaacgaaattttgcTAAACACCGTgataaactctttaaaaaaagttatgtatTTGATAGGAAATACAGAAACCAAGGACCAAAATGGTTACTGCTTATGGGTCAAGTTGGAGGAATTACCATTCGGCAAACACTGGTTCCAAGTGCGCTCTGTGAAGTTCAGAGAGAAAGAGATATACCTACAATTAAAATATCTTCGGCCCTATCAAGCGGAGGAGAAGAAACTCGACGTCGAAGAGTTCATGACAGTAAATTTCAGAGAGGTATGtccctttaaaaaatataaaattgatttaaacccAATATTTAAAGctaatatttttctacttttgcAGATATGCACTCTAGGTAACCTTTGTGAGGCATCGAAATTCAGTATGGTACTAATTCTAACAATCGCCACTTGTATTGTGAAAGGTGGAGCTTTCTTTCTCGACTTCGTAGTAAAAATGACCCACGAGTTATCGATTTTAATTCATTCTCTGACTCCAGTCATGATAACGATGATAAATACCATAGCAAAATGCATAGGCGGATTTTATTGGCTTCTTTTCATGTTGTGGAGGGGAAATTCAGTTCAACCTCCGAGACAAGTTCCGATATACAGCAATCGACTTGCTATCATGGATAGAATGGATGATTCCATGGCTTCCATGTCATCTTCGTACAGTAGACGAAGTACAAATACAAATCCGTGGCCCTCCGAAAGAAGAAAGAGCGGAAGAGAGTGGTAGTTGGAGagaatttttctaattcataaacccactttttttttattccgcGTTTGGAATTCGCAATTGAGTGATTTTCTAAAGCAGAAATGCAAAATTAAAAGGAAGTGTTTTTGAAAACGCGTATAATTTACCGTTTGACGAAAACCAAAGGTATTTTCTTAAACAGTATCTAAGTTTTAGTAATTAGTTTATCACTAGGTACATATATGTTTTATAGTAAACTAGTGTATGTACGTTTTTACTGTtctggtatatttaaaaaaatcgtttaacacgtctgaaaatattttttttttcaaatctgtcaAGCTTAGAAACTGTTTtcttttctaaacaaaatgatTATGGGTACAATTAATCTTGAgaataaatttgtataaagaaaatatgaattttcagtttcaataaTGATTGTGATTAAAGTTATTTCTTTTGGTGATATTAAggaacttattttattgtattgtcagagaaattggttaaatattataataggatatttgctaaaaatcattatttatacaaaatgattgtaatttttataaaatataaaataatagtgTTAGTTGTGCAAGTACTCGAGTTCAAAAGTAAGGTTACCTAATATTAGTCAAtaactttatttcaaataataaaattttctgttacaattttaattgttattgtaCGTTATTTGCGTGTGATTGAGTATATTAGAGGATTTTTCTTTTGATCTCAATCCCTTGCATTACTGAAATTAACAGTTTGTAAATACCGAGTGGCAACACAAAAGAGTTTAGTATGTATTTCAATAaacatattcttatttaaaagcttttggaaagaatttttttttaaattactgaataatTGGGATCTTTAAAGAAGGTGTCTGATTCAAATCCTGcagaaaaaattccctgaaaattccatttttttccaaatatagtTGTTATAGTACGGTGCTATTgcaatatttcgcatttttttaaacaatcggtTTGAAATACGTATACAATTTCGCGAAGTtactataaataatgttttttaggcACCAgggaattaattaatatatttaattgagAATGCTTTGACAAATTATGTTAGAAGGTATTCTTACATACATTAGCTCCAACGATTATTTAAATAAGACTAAAAACATAATAGGCGAGCTCTTGAACTTGTGTCttaaagttcatgaatttgaacaataatgcacttttttctatttgatctTTTATACTGGAAAgtcagtgcatatttaggtaaaattaatgtagatacattattaaattaaatttaaaccacttcaaatttcaaacttttcaatttaaaatattacattttcaaaaaggtttcggtttaaaaataaatttcaaccacaaaaaaatttcaacaaaagtaatgaatttttaactaaaactatgaacCTTTAACGGGAATagactaattttaaaccagatagatgatcttttaacaaaagagttcaacttcaAACCaagtagatttattttcaaccaaaaagataaattttcaaaaaagaagattcatgttcaacaaaacagaccaaaaaagacgaatgttttaaaaaaatacatgaattttcaactgaaaaatctgaattgtcaaccaaaaatcgaatagtttcattttgagttaaaaaaattaatttttaaccgaacagatgaattttaaccaatCAGCTGCGGGTTTTTTTCCGTCGCGGATTTTCAACTCATTTTCGATGTTTTAGTTATGCTACTTTAAGTAACTTAAACTAATTAGCTAATTTACtcatttaactaattaattaaatagctAATAATTCAAATAACTCATTGAAACTTAACagatttaactaattcaaaagcGATTAAACGCGCTGTACCATACGATACCGCCAGCAGCTGAAGGacttaactaaaataatcaaatattcaattggaatagttacttttccagttaaagaaaaactaattttgagcaaaaaaaaaacaactaattttcgaaaaatgcattCTTGGAGAAagtaatgagttttcaactgaaacgaGAAATATTTAACTaggatagttgaatttaaactaaaaagatgaatctttcaataattaacttaaaaaaaaaaagataatttttcaaccataaattaaaaggtcaaatttcgaattaaaaatatgaattttcaaccaaagagatgattttttaaccaaatttatgtaatatttaactcaaaaattttcagttaaaaattaatttccaaactactaaaaaatttttttcttaataaaatagtttaattcgactaaaaacggtcaattttcaatcaaacataaaatagttcaattttcagttaaaaaattaatttcaagcaagaaaaagaacgaattttcaacaaaataggtaagtACTGTactataaagctacttttacaaacaagtaaagaatcattgttattcaattttgtactgcaatttaaaaaaaattaccacgCCCTCGAAAAAATTccgtcttaaaaaaaaattccctaactcgTGCAATGCAAAtgctttcaataaaattccagagaTATAAAATAGATACTTGCGCATGcataaatattctattatccatgtaatttgtatttcaatatttattcagtaCAAAATGAGTAAATTTATATTCATGCATGTGTTTAAGAATTTGTTGGCAATACTGATAGTGTGAGTTTTTTCAGCCAATTTCCATATAATAATGCAAtgtttgaacaatattttcctaaattttcattgCTGGgatgattttttccaatttttcgtaGCGCttgaaatccaaaaaaccaattttcgctcaaaaaaattggctaatttgttattataaaattaatacttatttaaaaaaaagctcccATGTATATCTGGT
It encodes:
- the LOC117171719 gene encoding uncharacterized protein LOC117171719, whose amino-acid sequence is MDYSTDSQEFCGNTPPGVSDCRKLVKNILSQKVFVGEYAARRYVEQLGDYRDVIVCNETETDLIKFLQAIQKIVATEYGNKKWLGITRNTETKDQNGYCLWVKLEELPFGKHWFQVRSVKFREKEIYLQLKYLRPYQAEEKKLDVEEFMTVNFREICTLGNLCEASKFSMVLILTIATCIVKGGAFFLDFVVKMTHELSILIHSLTPVMITMINTIAKCIGGFYWLLFMLWRGNSVQPPRQVPIYSNRLAIMDRMDDSMASMSSSYSRRSTNTNPWPSERRKSGREW